The proteins below are encoded in one region of Nilaparvata lugens isolate BPH chromosome X, ASM1435652v1, whole genome shotgun sequence:
- the LOC111044981 gene encoding zinc finger protein 708, with protein MDEKKHDCDSVAVKTEPSSSEQIKNNEEPHEFHRRNGHEGNHETQLQLLSDTALRGVSFETLGQMMVQQGCSQLGIQPPAGYHQADYAEPVCEIGAFNNGASASASVPPPTANPTDNKQAMHQNIIVYANDEPSMHEVPCNLCNVTFSNTFALLNHTRISHRVLKCDDTYQNMISVRASSICREFNEAKTGAVSSANTRDVPSTVDESAVKAMTSPQMITHGVLHPINHHQNTNTLHHHHHHHHQQQQQQQQQQQVPQQQQQQQQSSPLQVPRNNVHQNQSQTSQPVEISTTVASIVSSLAATNQPANSTNKYGVRMCDKSQNTVSVASVIACSHVCTVCNKAFNKPSDLVRHSIVHTEERPFTCDICSSSFRNSSNLRMHLLTHSDTKPHPCTVCEKSFRRLSDLERHTCLHTGARPFGCTICGMAFTTNYNLKIHSMKHTGSLPYPCTQCDKSFSKPSELQRHLVIHTGERPFSCPQCGMAFSNSSNLRNHMITHTGRRPYPCSMCDKAFTRPSDVKRHVLIHTGARPFACQICGLAFADSSNLKKHTLTHTKNNKGFNQGVPSNNVPAVGVQCNICSVVLQNLNELNNHLIAAHSNAGSDIVSNNRGGGNNSGTKETDGSGTYQVVVKTLMKPMQYECAVCGVRFVHAIHLQEHSLTHDREHSFQCEICDKSFAQETFLQQHLLTHTEARPFECPECYKCFKSSSHLKNHVAIHSGVKPYTCETCNKSFLKQASLRRHQATHARGNRIPCAVCGKTFLNMEYLRKHTVTHTNVVVTQ; from the exons ATGGATGAAAAAAAACATGATTGCGATTCGGTAGCAGTAAAAACTGAACCTTCTAGTTCTGAACAAATCAAAAACAATGAAGAACCTCACGAATTCCACAGAAG gAATGGTCATGAAGGAAACCATGAGACACAACTCCag TTGTTATCAGACACTGCCCTTCGAGGTGTTTCATTTGAAACTCTCGGTCAGATGATGGTTCAACAAGGCTGTTCTCAGCTAGGCATCCAGCCTCCTGCCGGATATCACCAAGCTGATTATGCAGAGCCGGTTTGCGAGATCGGAGCATTCAACAATGGCGCAAGTGCTAGTGCCAGTGTTCCACCCCCAACAGCTAACCCTACAGATAACAAACAAGCAAtgcatcaaaatattattgtctACGCGAATGACGAACCAAGCATGCATGAGGTGCCCTGCAATCTCTGCAACGTTACTTTCAGTAATACGTTTGCTTTGTTAAACCACACACGTATATCACATCGAGTATTGAAATGTGATGATACATACCAGAATATGATAAGTGTTAGAGCTTCAAGTATTTGCCGTGAGTTTAATGAGGCTAAAACAGGTGCGGTAAGCTCAGCAAATACCAGAGATGTGCCATCAACCGTCGACGAAAGTGCAGTGAAGGCCATGACTAGTCCACAAATGATTACTCATGGAGTTCTCCATCCAATCAATCACCATCAAAACACCAACACtctgcatcatcatcatcatcatcatcatcaacaacaacaacaacaacaacaacaacagcaggtaccacagcagcagcagcagcaacagcaaTCAAGTCCTCTTCAAGTACCACGTAATAATGTTCATCAAAACCAGTCACAGACATCACAACCTGTTGAAATTTCCACCACTGTTGCTTCGATTGTATCATCTCTAGCCGCAACTAATCAACCAGCAAACTCAACAAACAAGTATGGTGTGAGAATGTGCGATAAAAGCCAGAATACTGTGTCCGTGGCTAGTGTAATAGCATGCAGCCATGTGTGTACGGTCTGTAATAAAGCATTCAACAAACCCTCAGACTTAGTTCGACATAGTATTGTGCACACAGAAGAACGTCCTTTTACTTGCGACATTTGCAGTTCAAGTTTCAGAAACTCTAGCAATCTTAGAATGCATCTACTGACCCATTCTGATACAAAGCCTCACCCATGCACAGTTTGTGAAAAATCATTCCGTCGGCTCTCAGATTTGGAGCGGCATACTTGTTTACATACGGGGGCACGGCCGTTTGGCTGTACAATTTGTGGCATGGCATTCACAACGAACTATAACCTTAAGATACATTCAATGAAGCACACTGGGTCATTACCATACCCATGCACTCAGTGTGACAAGTCGTTCAGTAAGCCTTCAGAACTGCAGCGTCATCTAGTGATTCATACTGGAGAAAGGCCGTTCTCTTGTCCGCAGTGTGGAATGGCCTTTTCCAATTCGAGTAACTTGAGAAATCACATGATCACTCACACAGGTCGCAGGCCGTACCCTTGCTCTATGTGTGACAAGGCTTTTACTCGCCCATCTGATGTAAAACGACATGTGTTGATACACACAGGTGCTCGTCCTTTTGCATGCCAAATTTGTGGACTAGCTTTTGCAGATTCATCAAATCTCAAAAAGCATACATTAACCCATACAAAGAACAATAAAGGCTTCAATCAGGGTGTGCCATCGAACAATGTTCCAGCTGTTGGAGTTCAGTGTAATATATGTAGTGTGGTGCTGCAGAATCTGAATGAATTGAACAATCATCTAATAGCGGCACACAGTAATGCTGGATCAGATATAGTGTCGAACAACCGAGGTGGTGGCAATAACAGTGGTACAAAAGAGACTGATGGAAGTGGCACGTACCAAGTTGTTGTAAAGACGCTGATGAAGCCGATGCAGTATGAGTGTGCTGTGTGTGGAGTGCGCTTCGTGCATGCCATTCACTTACAGGAACACTCCTTGACTCACGATCGTGAACACTCATTTCAGTGTGAAATATGTGACAAAAGTTTTGCGCAAGAGACATTTCTTCAGCAACATCTTCTGACACACACCGAAGCGCGGCCTTTCGAATGTCCGGAATGCTACAAATGCTTCAAGAGTTCTTCGCACCTCAAAAATCACGTGGCCATCCATTCAGGTGTGAAACCGTACACTTGTGAAACTTGCAACAAATCTTTTCTGAAACAGGCTTCGTTGCGGCGTCACCAGGCGACGCACGCGCGCGGCAATCGTATTCCTTGTGCCGTTTGTGGAAAGACCTTCCTGAACATGGAATATCTCCGAAAACATACTGTCACTCATACAAACGTCGTAGTAACTCAATGA